A portion of the Paenibacillus marchantiae genome contains these proteins:
- a CDS encoding SWIM zinc finger family protein: MMNIPIDMNMDDAQWQQLIRQVAEHFNNLTIMRGFQYYKQKRVGTLTFTEQNGILAEVQGSDDYKVTLSLQSLNTSHCTCPVGSHCKHMIAVLMSYAEQLGRPVHGIVNAHSSTALKQAPKPAAMATSGRSDYAAHEEDLTIPDNQYSQIKERATELAELEITEWHELFRACLKRLGIGTPSTSYVQAAADELYSIKPKLSAGMDQLFELHVQLHLIRFCVPGRNSITHTPVYLSYPAQLAVDALQKGLEQIFSRPLDLSGLKGTKLEQLWKRLEETSSYLRTQMISETSSMMFFTPMYRQLWLNWIVPHLQENRKTLESELAFLQEMENGLTAASKPAKPGESVLSVANLTENGRNAPIKSATLPLPLVLAQSWMYFHLGQDDQAWQRLISGGSAYGIPPEHLLHFLHVLADSSDWKRLGEWLVQLGPLLANRRNSPLNDYMQLWDTAIHHLPDVEHRMWDTLVSMLPHSRPAYEEAMHSRGQWRRWIDFQLSTETEPLEFRVAVLQPIEKDAPELLLPFYHQAVDRYIGHKNRDGYKAAVKLLKRLSKIYKKLKQEEHWEQFITTLAVRNSRLRALQEELRKGKLIS; the protein is encoded by the coding sequence ATGATGAACATACCTATTGACATGAACATGGATGATGCGCAGTGGCAACAGCTGATCAGGCAGGTCGCTGAACATTTTAACAACCTGACGATTATGCGCGGATTTCAATATTATAAACAGAAACGCGTCGGAACATTAACCTTCACTGAACAAAACGGAATTTTGGCTGAAGTGCAGGGCTCCGATGATTATAAAGTAACCCTGAGCTTGCAATCGTTGAACACCAGTCACTGCACCTGTCCGGTAGGATCTCATTGCAAACATATGATAGCCGTTCTAATGAGTTATGCGGAGCAACTGGGGCGACCCGTACATGGCATCGTCAATGCTCACTCCAGTACTGCACTGAAACAGGCTCCAAAACCTGCTGCTATGGCGACTTCAGGACGTTCGGATTACGCAGCGCACGAAGAGGATCTCACCATCCCTGATAACCAGTATAGCCAGATCAAGGAACGTGCAACGGAACTTGCAGAACTTGAAATCACGGAATGGCATGAGCTGTTTCGGGCATGCCTGAAACGACTCGGGATAGGCACGCCAAGTACATCGTATGTGCAGGCCGCAGCGGACGAGCTCTATTCCATTAAACCTAAGCTATCCGCTGGCATGGACCAGTTATTTGAGCTGCATGTTCAGTTGCACCTGATTCGCTTCTGTGTGCCTGGCCGCAATTCAATCACACATACACCGGTGTATCTGAGCTATCCTGCTCAACTTGCCGTGGATGCGCTCCAGAAAGGACTGGAACAGATCTTTAGCCGTCCGTTGGATCTCTCAGGTCTGAAGGGCACGAAGCTTGAACAACTTTGGAAAAGGCTTGAGGAAACCTCATCTTACCTGCGTACGCAGATGATATCCGAGACATCCAGCATGATGTTCTTCACCCCGATGTATCGACAGCTTTGGTTAAACTGGATCGTGCCTCATCTCCAGGAAAACCGAAAAACGCTAGAGTCAGAGCTAGCGTTTCTACAGGAAATGGAGAACGGACTGACTGCTGCTTCCAAACCCGCCAAACCTGGTGAGAGCGTGCTAAGCGTAGCGAATCTAACGGAAAATGGGCGCAATGCGCCGATTAAATCTGCCACTCTGCCCTTGCCGCTGGTATTGGCGCAGAGCTGGATGTATTTCCATTTGGGACAAGATGATCAGGCTTGGCAGCGATTGATTAGCGGAGGCTCGGCATATGGCATCCCGCCGGAGCATCTGCTGCATTTTCTTCATGTGCTTGCAGATTCTTCAGACTGGAAACGGCTAGGCGAGTGGTTAGTACAGCTTGGACCTCTGCTCGCGAACCGACGGAACTCCCCTCTGAATGATTACATGCAGTTGTGGGACACAGCCATTCATCATCTTCCTGATGTAGAACACCGCATGTGGGACACATTGGTCAGCATGCTGCCTCATTCCCGGCCAGCTTATGAAGAAGCAATGCATTCCCGGGGACAGTGGCGGCGGTGGATTGATTTTCAACTGAGCACGGAGACAGAGCCGCTAGAATTCCGGGTAGCGGTGCTACAGCCGATTGAAAAGGATGCACCCGAACTGCTTTTGCCTTTCTACCATCAAGCAGTGGATCGTTATATCGGACACAAAAACAGGGACGGATACAAAGCAGCAGTGAAACTGTTGAAGCGTCTGTCCAAAATTTATAAAAAATTGAAGCAGGAAGAACATTGGGAGCAGTTTATCACCACATTGGCTGTTCGCAACAGCCGACTGCGCGCCCTGCAGGAAGAGCTTCGGAAAGGTAAGTTGATCTCATGA
- a CDS encoding endonuclease/exonuclease/phosphatase family protein, translated as MKILTLNTHAWAEEDQLNKIIQLADFINTHQFDVISMQEVNQSMQEAALSAEELKHYFATESDAVIKKDNYAYVLLTQLTETYYWTWIPAHVGFQKYDEGLAILSRTPITKAFGEYVSHMRDYANYRTRKIIGVQTEVQGEATWFVNGHYNWWDDEQEPFKGQWELTESKLAPYMVQPLYMMGDFNNVAEVRGEGYDYMMSKGWNDLYTTAVQKDDGATVVKAIAGWADNKRDLRIDYIFSNRPVQAKSSMVVLNGKNGPVVSDHYGVAVEI; from the coding sequence ATGAAAATACTTACGTTAAATACGCACGCTTGGGCAGAAGAAGACCAACTGAACAAGATCATTCAGCTGGCTGATTTTATCAATACACACCAATTTGATGTGATCTCCATGCAAGAGGTTAATCAATCGATGCAAGAAGCAGCGCTGTCCGCGGAGGAACTGAAACATTACTTTGCCACGGAATCGGATGCTGTGATCAAAAAAGACAACTACGCCTACGTTCTGCTTACGCAACTGACCGAGACCTATTACTGGACATGGATTCCCGCCCATGTCGGTTTCCAAAAATACGATGAAGGGCTGGCAATCCTGAGCCGGACGCCGATTACAAAGGCTTTTGGAGAGTATGTATCCCACATGCGGGATTACGCTAACTACCGGACACGCAAAATTATAGGTGTTCAGACTGAAGTACAAGGCGAAGCCACCTGGTTTGTGAATGGACACTATAACTGGTGGGATGATGAACAAGAGCCTTTCAAGGGGCAGTGGGAACTGACTGAGAGCAAGCTCGCTCCATATATGGTCCAGCCGCTGTATATGATGGGAGATTTCAATAATGTCGCAGAAGTACGTGGGGAAGGCTACGATTATATGATGAGCAAGGGCTGGAATGACCTGTACACGACAGCTGTGCAAAAGGATGACGGTGCAACCGTGGTCAAAGCCATTGCCGGCTGGGCGGATAACAAACGCGATCTGCGTATTGATTATATTTTCTCGAATCGTCCGGTACAGGCGAAGTCTTCGATGGTAGTTCTCAACGGAAAGAACGGCCCTGTGGTCTCTGACCATTATGGCGTAGCTGTGGAAATTTAA
- a CDS encoding DEAD/DEAH box helicase: protein MHPYTETIEVHVALTGYGDALFYGALNTHHFVSGQSLKQRLFAWHAPSFYGTELETRQIEEIELVVLPAEEVIPFFSEMNTLLHIEWKWDEQAEHLIRLAPVLAASIENRKYIPSFTAFRTGQLQWTWDPDSLKKQDRTTLGKALEQTDESYAEGLSAAFSASVFQRWYSTEEAATDLRREFPQLFPQSGTAPQTAGMDAQSWLVSIGWKADAAPFRPLLQLLEPEDDEPAWRLRLVLQNKLDAAVLVPVRLDSRGRLEGEWPDVWTPFILDRSGGWLEQLRAHLPRIRRAISGSRDVLSDPLEDQDAWLFLTQDSGRLLEAGWQVLLPGWWEAARKKKPKLRAKVKPEEGSERGQSFFGLDSIIHFDWRIAIGDTDLSEEEFADLVARNERLVRFRGEWVPLDPALLEQIRRAMGGVDQEQGLSFQDILHLHLLHNEQREYRNQKRKEGQDEEEEQPQSNENIRLEVELNEHLNRVIAQLGGGQGGAPSLPIPEGLHAELRSYQKEGFAWLGFLRRFGLGACLADDMGLGKTIQFITYLLHLKEHEQRLPGQAPALLVCPTSVLGNWQKEISRFAPSINVSLHYGARRLSGEEFREQTEQVDIIITSYATATLDQEMLQSYTWASICLDEAQNIKNAQTKQSMAVRSFPAKHRIALTGTPIENRLSELWSIYDFINPGYLGSARAFQTRFISAIEKDKDEQRMQDLQQLVKPFMLRRKKKDPNIQLDLPDKNEMKTYIHLTGEQSALYDQSVQELMDKMKELEGIKRKGAILSALTQLKQLCDHPLLLTKEALPETISSEGSVTEYDLYSPQDMAMLISRSAKLERLMELVRELRDEGERCLIFTQYIGMGQMLQQVLRQELQEPVLYLHGGTSKTGRDRMIDEFQSRTLPAAEQPSVFILSIKAGGVGLNLTAANHVFHFDRWWNPAVENQATDRAYRMGQTKDVQVHKFISLGTLEERIDEMLESKQQLSDNIITSSENWITELSTDELKDLFTRRRDWSG from the coding sequence ATGCACCCTTACACCGAAACAATTGAGGTCCATGTTGCATTGACAGGATACGGGGACGCCTTGTTCTATGGAGCGCTGAACACCCATCACTTTGTATCGGGACAATCGCTCAAGCAGCGATTATTTGCTTGGCATGCCCCTTCTTTCTACGGTACAGAACTTGAAACAAGACAGATCGAAGAAATTGAACTGGTCGTACTGCCTGCGGAAGAAGTGATTCCTTTCTTCAGCGAAATGAACACCCTTCTACACATAGAATGGAAATGGGACGAGCAGGCAGAGCATTTGATCCGGCTGGCCCCGGTACTCGCAGCATCGATTGAGAATCGTAAATACATCCCTAGCTTCACCGCATTTCGTACCGGACAACTGCAATGGACCTGGGACCCGGACAGCTTGAAAAAGCAGGATCGCACCACTCTTGGCAAAGCTCTGGAACAAACGGATGAGAGCTACGCCGAAGGGCTGAGTGCTGCCTTTTCCGCTTCCGTGTTCCAGCGATGGTACAGTACGGAGGAAGCGGCCACCGATCTGCGGCGAGAATTCCCGCAGTTGTTTCCACAAAGCGGAACAGCTCCGCAAACAGCCGGCATGGATGCCCAATCCTGGCTGGTGTCCATCGGCTGGAAAGCAGACGCAGCCCCATTCCGTCCACTCCTGCAATTGCTGGAGCCGGAAGATGATGAACCGGCTTGGCGGCTACGGCTGGTATTGCAGAACAAACTGGATGCAGCCGTACTCGTTCCCGTGAGGCTAGATTCACGTGGCCGGTTGGAAGGTGAATGGCCTGACGTGTGGACGCCGTTCATCCTTGATCGTTCGGGAGGATGGCTGGAGCAGCTGCGTGCACATCTGCCCCGAATTCGCCGCGCTATCAGTGGCAGTCGGGATGTGCTCAGTGATCCATTGGAAGATCAGGATGCTTGGCTGTTCCTGACGCAAGACAGCGGACGACTACTCGAAGCTGGCTGGCAAGTGCTGCTTCCGGGTTGGTGGGAAGCTGCACGCAAGAAGAAACCCAAGCTGCGTGCCAAGGTGAAACCGGAGGAAGGCAGTGAACGGGGACAGTCGTTCTTTGGACTGGACTCGATCATTCATTTTGACTGGCGTATTGCGATTGGGGATACGGATCTCAGCGAGGAAGAATTCGCTGATCTCGTGGCCCGTAATGAGCGGCTGGTCCGCTTCCGTGGAGAATGGGTTCCCCTCGATCCAGCCTTGCTTGAGCAGATTCGTAGGGCCATGGGTGGTGTGGATCAGGAACAGGGGCTATCGTTTCAGGATATTTTGCACCTGCATCTGCTGCATAATGAGCAACGCGAATATCGTAACCAGAAACGCAAAGAAGGACAGGATGAGGAAGAAGAACAGCCACAATCCAACGAGAACATTCGACTTGAGGTGGAACTGAACGAACACCTGAACCGGGTAATTGCACAGCTTGGCGGCGGGCAAGGCGGCGCTCCTTCCCTGCCTATTCCGGAAGGATTGCATGCTGAGCTGCGTTCTTATCAAAAAGAAGGTTTCGCATGGCTTGGATTCCTGCGTAGATTCGGTCTCGGGGCTTGTCTTGCGGATGACATGGGACTGGGAAAAACGATACAGTTCATTACGTATTTACTTCATCTCAAAGAGCATGAGCAGCGCTTGCCTGGGCAGGCCCCGGCCCTTCTCGTCTGCCCCACTTCCGTATTGGGAAACTGGCAAAAAGAAATCAGCCGCTTCGCGCCTTCAATTAACGTCAGTTTGCATTACGGGGCACGAAGACTGAGCGGAGAAGAGTTCCGGGAACAGACTGAACAGGTAGATATCATCATTACCTCCTATGCAACAGCTACTCTGGATCAAGAGATGTTGCAGTCATATACGTGGGCATCCATCTGTCTGGATGAGGCGCAAAATATTAAAAATGCCCAAACGAAGCAGTCCATGGCAGTACGCAGCTTCCCGGCAAAACACCGTATTGCACTGACTGGTACGCCGATTGAAAATCGGCTGTCCGAGCTGTGGTCCATCTATGATTTTATTAATCCAGGCTATTTGGGCAGCGCGCGGGCATTTCAGACTCGCTTTATCAGTGCGATCGAGAAGGATAAGGACGAGCAACGCATGCAAGATTTGCAGCAGCTCGTGAAGCCATTCATGCTGCGCCGCAAGAAGAAAGATCCGAATATTCAACTCGATCTGCCGGACAAAAATGAGATGAAAACCTACATTCACCTTACGGGTGAGCAAAGTGCACTGTATGACCAGTCCGTTCAGGAACTGATGGACAAAATGAAAGAGCTGGAAGGCATCAAGCGCAAAGGTGCGATTCTGTCTGCCTTAACCCAGCTCAAGCAGTTGTGTGATCATCCCCTGCTGCTGACCAAAGAAGCCTTGCCGGAAACGATCTCCTCGGAAGGCTCTGTAACAGAGTATGACCTGTACAGTCCGCAGGATATGGCCATGCTGATCAGTCGCTCCGCGAAGCTGGAACGACTGATGGAACTGGTCCGCGAACTACGGGATGAGGGCGAACGGTGCCTGATTTTCACACAATACATCGGCATGGGACAGATGCTGCAACAAGTATTGAGACAGGAGTTGCAGGAACCTGTGCTATATCTGCATGGGGGTACGTCCAAGACAGGAAGGGATCGCATGATTGATGAGTTCCAGTCCCGGACGTTGCCTGCGGCAGAGCAGCCGTCGGTCTTTATTCTATCCATCAAAGCAGGCGGCGTGGGCTTGAACCTGACCGCAGCGAATCATGTATTCCACTTTGACCGCTGGTGGAACCCTGCCGTAGAAAATCAGGCTACAGACCGCGCCTATCGGATGGGACAGACGAAGGATGTTCAGGTACACAAGTTCATCTCGCTGGGCACACTTGAAGAACGCATTGACGAGATGCTGGAGAGTAAACAGCAGCTCAGCGACAATATTATCACCAGCTCTGAAAACTGGATTACCGAGCTGTCGACGGATGAGCTGAAGGATCTGTTCACCCGGCGCCGCGACTGGTCGGGTTAA
- the melA gene encoding alpha-glucosidase/alpha-galactosidase: MNKITFLGAGSTVFVKNVLGDVMMTEALQDFELALFDIDAERLSDSERLLTSMARSLGSQCAIKAYTDRKEALRGAKYVINAIQVGGYDPCTITDFEIPKKYGLRQTIADTLGIGGIFRNLRTIPVMLDFARDMQEVCPDAWFLNYTNPMAVLTNVMNVHGGIKTVGLCHSVQVCVPHLFDALGIDQKGVVAKVAGINHMAWLLEVTRDGQDLYPEIKRLAKEKQKEQHDDMVRYELMQRFGYYVTESSEHNAEYHPYFIKRNYPELIERFNIPLDEYPRRCVNQIEGWKEMREKLLSSENIEHTRSREYASHIMEAMETDRPYKIGGNVMNNGLITNLPREACVEVPCLVDGSGISPTYIGDLPPQLAALNRTNINTQLLTIEAAITGKREHIYHAAMLDPHTAAELSIDDIVSMCDELIEAHGDWLPKYTS, encoded by the coding sequence ATGAACAAAATTACGTTCCTCGGTGCGGGAAGCACCGTTTTTGTCAAAAATGTATTGGGTGACGTTATGATGACCGAAGCACTTCAGGATTTTGAGCTGGCGTTGTTCGATATTGATGCTGAACGCCTAAGCGACTCAGAGCGTTTGCTTACCAGTATGGCCCGTTCGCTCGGAAGCCAATGTGCCATCAAAGCTTATACCGACCGCAAGGAAGCACTGCGCGGAGCCAAATATGTGATTAACGCCATTCAGGTGGGCGGATATGATCCATGTACCATTACGGATTTTGAGATTCCGAAAAAATATGGATTGCGTCAGACGATTGCCGATACGCTTGGGATTGGCGGGATTTTCCGTAATTTGCGGACGATTCCGGTGATGCTCGATTTTGCACGGGATATGCAGGAAGTGTGCCCGGATGCGTGGTTCCTGAACTACACCAACCCGATGGCGGTACTGACAAATGTCATGAACGTGCATGGCGGAATTAAAACCGTAGGTCTGTGTCATAGTGTACAGGTGTGTGTGCCGCATCTGTTTGATGCACTGGGGATTGATCAGAAGGGTGTGGTCGCGAAAGTTGCGGGTATCAACCATATGGCCTGGCTGCTGGAAGTGACACGCGATGGTCAGGATCTGTATCCGGAGATTAAACGTCTGGCGAAGGAAAAGCAGAAAGAGCAGCATGATGACATGGTGCGTTATGAGCTGATGCAGCGCTTTGGATACTATGTAACCGAGTCCTCCGAGCATAATGCCGAGTACCATCCTTATTTTATAAAACGAAACTACCCCGAGCTGATCGAACGCTTCAATATTCCGCTGGATGAGTATCCGCGCCGCTGCGTGAACCAGATTGAAGGCTGGAAAGAAATGCGTGAGAAGCTGTTATCCAGCGAAAATATTGAACATACGCGCAGCCGCGAATACGCTTCGCATATTATGGAGGCCATGGAGACGGATCGCCCTTACAAAATCGGCGGTAATGTCATGAATAACGGACTGATCACCAACCTGCCTCGTGAAGCCTGTGTTGAGGTGCCTTGTCTTGTTGATGGATCAGGTATCAGCCCGACGTATATCGGGGACCTGCCTCCGCAGCTTGCGGCATTGAACCGTACGAATATTAACACCCAGCTGTTGACCATTGAAGCGGCGATTACGGGCAAAAGAGAGCACATCTATCATGCCGCAATGCTTGACCCGCATACAGCTGCCGAGCTGTCCATCGATGATATCGTCTCCATGTGTGATGAACTGATCGAAGCTCATGGCGACTGGCTGCCGAAGTACACGTCATAA
- the udk gene encoding uridine kinase gives MLIIGIAGGTGSGKTTVARSVIDRLGSGKVTFISQDNYYKDQSQLTPEQRRLTNYDHPFAFDNDLLIEHLTLLKQGQTAYAPVYDFTIDNRAADETVELAPNHIVIVEGLHVLIDEHLRALLDIKVFVDTDSDVRILRRVLRDMEERGRTIQSVYKQYLETVKPMHDAFIEPSKKYADIIIPEGGHNEVGIQMLSILTEKYLTGEKWNGA, from the coding sequence ATGCTCATTATTGGTATCGCCGGAGGAACCGGCTCCGGTAAAACGACGGTAGCTCGCTCCGTCATAGACCGTCTTGGATCAGGCAAAGTGACTTTCATATCCCAAGACAACTATTACAAAGACCAGTCGCAGCTCACCCCTGAGCAACGTCGACTCACCAATTACGATCATCCGTTTGCATTCGATAATGATCTGTTAATTGAGCATCTTACCCTGCTAAAACAAGGACAAACGGCATATGCTCCCGTATATGACTTCACCATAGATAACCGTGCCGCTGATGAAACGGTTGAACTGGCACCGAACCATATCGTTATTGTGGAAGGACTGCATGTCCTGATCGATGAACATCTGCGTGCCCTTCTGGATATCAAGGTATTTGTTGATACGGATTCCGACGTGCGTATTCTGCGCAGAGTACTGCGGGATATGGAAGAACGCGGCCGTACGATTCAATCCGTGTACAAACAATATCTCGAAACCGTCAAACCGATGCATGATGCTTTTATCGAGCCTTCCAAAAAGTATGCAGACATCATCATTCCCGAAGGTGGACATAATGAAGTCGGCATTCAGATGTTATCCATCCTGACTGAGAAATATCTGACTGGTGAAAAGTGGAATGGCGCATAA
- the csaA gene encoding chaperone CsaA, with protein MATFEEFIQHDIRVGTVVEAEPFPKARMPAIKMTIDFGPLGLKRSSAQITKRYTPDMMVGKQVIAVVNFPPRRIAGFVSEVLVLGGVPGEGDVVLLTPDQTLPNGTPIA; from the coding sequence ATGGCTACTTTTGAAGAGTTTATACAGCATGATATCCGCGTTGGTACAGTGGTAGAAGCCGAACCTTTTCCAAAGGCTCGCATGCCTGCCATTAAAATGACCATCGATTTCGGCCCACTTGGCCTTAAACGTTCGAGCGCCCAAATTACGAAACGTTATACCCCTGACATGATGGTAGGTAAGCAGGTTATTGCTGTAGTCAATTTCCCGCCGCGCCGAATTGCAGGTTTTGTATCCGAAGTACTGGTGCTTGGCGGCGTGCCTGGCGAAGGTGACGTTGTATTGTTAACGCCGGACCAGACATTACCGAACGGAACGCCGATTGCCTGA
- a CDS encoding S-layer homology domain-containing protein, with product MKKNHFISSILAASLLTTPLWTTQANAAVSFTDIDKSYAKDAIVELQNEGIVTGFSDGQFNPSGMITRQDFAILVAKTLKLDVTNNVPSNPTFTDIPVTSYAYASVEAVYQAGIFKGMGSGEFGSGKTLSRQDMVVTLMRAKGTDVTGKAASLTFKDSATISKYAKDAVGAALEAGYIIGDQNNMFKPVLQADRQAAALTASRLLQTIKETTGPQPEPVPTPTPTPEVTPTPVPTPAPSTSSNNSGSSSGGSSDSGNMNPSVPADTTAPTVDVSKFSIIDNYSGTWDQVQGDSGAVSEEGAVVTFYSWTDANTNGVVDEGELEEGIPLAKSKSDGSLALTKLKNLTPGDYTFVVTAKDSAGNESPKDAAHVFTFTLVNGEMPVDVPTIGSSKFGFDSSNSKTKYLQVQYGNNPFSLNYDVGEEFVDGTIEYWTDAFQFSIDDSYQIDGENYTIDSSQISNDGHTLKLKVNVEPGTPIILQLGNKMNETRGQYDLIIRVDADGEGLTKSVYEETEKLFVKFDIFG from the coding sequence TTGAAAAAAAATCATTTCATCAGCTCGATTCTCGCGGCGTCCTTGTTGACAACACCTTTGTGGACGACACAGGCTAACGCCGCAGTATCATTTACCGATATCGATAAATCCTATGCCAAAGATGCCATAGTAGAGTTGCAAAACGAAGGGATTGTCACTGGATTCAGTGATGGCCAATTTAATCCGTCCGGTATGATTACCAGACAGGATTTTGCCATCCTAGTTGCCAAAACGTTAAAACTGGATGTAACCAATAACGTCCCATCCAATCCGACATTTACAGATATTCCTGTGACTAGCTATGCCTATGCTTCTGTTGAAGCGGTATATCAAGCAGGTATATTTAAAGGCATGGGAAGCGGGGAATTCGGGAGCGGTAAGACATTATCCAGACAGGATATGGTCGTAACCCTGATGAGAGCAAAGGGAACAGACGTAACGGGCAAAGCTGCTTCCTTAACGTTCAAGGATAGCGCAACTATTTCGAAATATGCAAAAGATGCGGTTGGAGCGGCACTCGAAGCTGGATACATTATCGGTGATCAAAACAACATGTTTAAACCCGTGTTACAAGCCGATCGTCAAGCTGCGGCACTGACGGCTTCTCGATTGCTGCAAACGATAAAAGAAACTACAGGTCCGCAACCTGAACCAGTGCCTACGCCAACACCAACACCAGAGGTAACACCAACGCCCGTGCCTACTCCGGCTCCATCTACCAGTTCGAATAATAGCGGGTCCTCATCAGGTGGAAGTAGCGACAGCGGGAACATGAATCCATCTGTACCTGCGGATACAACAGCACCAACGGTGGATGTAAGCAAATTTAGCATTATCGATAATTACAGCGGAACCTGGGATCAAGTTCAGGGGGATTCTGGAGCAGTAAGTGAAGAAGGAGCCGTTGTAACTTTCTATAGTTGGACTGATGCGAATACGAATGGAGTCGTGGATGAAGGAGAGTTGGAAGAAGGAATTCCCCTTGCCAAAAGCAAATCGGATGGTTCACTTGCGCTTACCAAATTGAAAAATTTGACTCCAGGAGACTACACATTTGTGGTTACTGCCAAGGATTCAGCAGGTAATGAGTCTCCTAAAGATGCGGCGCATGTATTTACTTTTACACTTGTAAACGGAGAAATGCCAGTAGACGTGCCGACTATAGGTTCCAGTAAGTTTGGCTTCGACTCAAGCAACTCTAAAACAAAGTATCTTCAAGTTCAATATGGAAATAATCCATTTTCTCTAAACTACGATGTAGGGGAAGAATTTGTGGATGGCACCATCGAGTATTGGACCGATGCGTTCCAGTTTAGCATAGATGATTCTTACCAAATTGATGGTGAGAATTATACAATAGATAGCAGTCAGATCAGTAATGATGGTCATACGCTTAAGCTTAAAGTAAATGTAGAACCCGGCACACCTATTATTTTGCAATTGGGAAATAAGATGAATGAGACAAGAGGTCAATATGATTTAATCATTCGTGTAGATGCTGACGGCGAAGGATTAACCAAATCTGTATATGAAGAAACAGAGAAGCTATTCGTTAAATTTGACATCTTCGGATAA
- a CDS encoding AraC family transcriptional regulator, producing MLKLIETNVVPMDLTQMELVLLFFGWQACDPSHYWGPGVRDAYIVHYIHEGQGTVFMADQQYELTQGQGFVILPDTLIHYEADAKQPWTYSWFGFKGVHAKAFMQRAHISPEHPVFEARDGDTFARLYTEMVQASTRTGGDVFNQSLLYRLIAELIASSPAEEQLQRPLSTKEEYIRQAVQFMENRYSQRTSILDIARAVGLDRTYLSGLFKERYGKSLQAFFLEYRMNRAAELLQHSALSVSEVAHSVGYTDPLLFSKMFKRVTGVSPKGSRSMEQGD from the coding sequence ATGTTGAAATTAATCGAAACGAACGTGGTTCCTATGGATTTGACGCAGATGGAATTGGTACTGTTATTTTTCGGTTGGCAGGCATGTGATCCGTCGCATTATTGGGGGCCGGGTGTTCGGGATGCCTACATTGTTCATTACATTCATGAAGGACAGGGCACTGTGTTTATGGCGGATCAACAATACGAGCTTACACAGGGTCAAGGCTTTGTCATTCTTCCGGATACACTTATTCATTATGAAGCAGATGCGAAGCAGCCATGGACTTATTCATGGTTCGGGTTCAAAGGTGTTCATGCCAAGGCATTCATGCAGCGGGCGCACATCAGTCCGGAACATCCTGTATTTGAGGCTAGAGATGGAGACACATTTGCTCGTCTTTATACGGAGATGGTTCAAGCATCAACACGTACCGGGGGAGATGTGTTCAACCAGAGCCTGCTGTACCGGCTGATCGCCGAATTGATTGCATCTTCTCCTGCAGAAGAGCAGCTGCAACGGCCACTGTCCACTAAAGAGGAATACATCAGGCAGGCCGTTCAATTTATGGAGAACAGGTATAGTCAGAGAACTTCAATTCTAGATATTGCCCGAGCCGTAGGTTTGGATCGCACATATCTGTCAGGGCTTTTTAAGGAGAGGTACGGCAAGTCATTACAGGCTTTCTTTCTCGAATACCGGATGAATCGTGCAGCTGAACTGCTGCAGCATTCAGCCCTGTCGGTTAGTGAAGTGGCCCACTCTGTGGGGTATACAGATCCATTACTTTTTTCCAAGATGTTTAAGCGAGTGACGGGTGTGTCTCCAAAAGGGTCGAGAAGCATGGAACAGGGAGATTAG